DNA from Zonotrichia leucophrys gambelii isolate GWCS_2022_RI chromosome 5, RI_Zleu_2.0, whole genome shotgun sequence:
TCAAAATAAATCCAAGCCCTCCACATCGCATTCCATGCCAGGCAAGTCCATACAAAAGCAGTCAGAAGGAAAACACCATTTGTTAATGAATCCAATTTTGTTGACAAGCAAGTCCATTAGCCTTTTGGATGCTCGTACAGTCAGAGGTCAGGAAGCTGAACTTCCCCCACATCCCGCATGCTGTTCAGTGTCTCATCCATCCCCATGCATTGCAATGCAAATCCTGTTAGGATAGTGCAAGTGCTCCTGCATGCCTTTGGTCCCAGGGAGAGTGGCGCTGCTGCTGCGTGCATCAGGAGGAACacatccctcctgccaggggcTTTCCATGCCTTACACCAGCATGCATTTGCACGACAGAGAATCCAAGAGTGACTGAGGGATGCCCTAGCACTCCCACTGGGAAGACATACCTTTTGCTGCCATATTTTAACACAACCTACTCATTCAAGCTCAAATCGCCCTCCACTTCCAGAAGTAAGAGACAGACAGAGGCAGGTTAACTAGGTGAAAGCCATTCTCCTGACACCAACACTAAGATGTCTCTGCAGTATCATCCTTTACCAGTCAGCCATAaccccaagaaaacaaaaaagatccTGACCTGCAGAGGGTCTGCCCAAATGCCTTTTGCTAAATACCAAACATACAACACCCCCACATTGCTgttctgctgcccagggctgcagtcctTACCTGTTCCCCTCAGAGGcttgctccagctcctctgctgtcaTCTGTAAGAACTCTTTCACCAGCGCGTTTAACAACCGCCGGGCTTCGTAATCACTGAGAGCCACCCGCTCCGTGAGGGACTCCAGGCCAGGTCTGGGCAGAGGCAAGGGAAACAGGGTGAGTaaagcccaggctgctgcaggcagaggggtTTGGCAGCCTGTGTGTCATTGACAGTGCCTTTGTGCCTTTCAGTGAATGTGTGAGCCCCGACGCGCTCTGCTCACGCGCAGCGTCAGGAGGTTTAAAGATGGAATCAAAATGCCCCAGCACAAAAAGCAGCCTCCTTTCTCCTTCACCGTGGTCTGtttccctcctggagctctcaggaaTATTAAGCATTTTCATCCCATTCAGACAGAGCACTCAGCAACAGGACCAGCTTCTTACCTGACTGGGGCTGCCTGGAAGCTGTCCATCTGGCACACAACCAAGGCATAAACAGCAAGGAAAGATGAAATCTTCAGCATAACCATGATTTCCTCTCTACAACAAAGAGGTACATCAGGCAATGGCTGTTTTCCAACCCTCTCAATCCTGCAAGTTCCACTAAAGAGGTCATTGCTTCCCAGCCACAAGTAGCACAAATATGAACCGCATTAGATTTTGAATTCacctttttgtttgttgtgaTTATTGCTATTGTGCTTTACTTTACTCAAAATTTTATTATAGCTCGGCTCTattacaaagcagaaaaatgtggCTTTTCAGACCTGCAGTTATTTGCATTCAACTTAGAGCAGTTTTCCTAAAACTGGCAGAAAATACATTCCTCTGACTACTGCTCACAATGTCACAGACAGTGTGCCCGACACGGACAGATACAAATGACAAGGTAAAACCGTAAGTGTTTAACATTTTTGAGAACCATGTGCCCTTGTTAGCACTTTACCTGAAGCTGCCTGCTTCTTGCCAGCCAGCACACTAACAACCCAGTTCAGATTACACTAAGAATTAAGTAGTTTTACTTCAATAAACACTTTCTACTCTGAAACCAGAGAACAGGTAAGTTAAAAATCAGCCATAAGCAcaaaagctgtaaaaatatCTATTACTGAAGATTTGAGATACTCCTCTCTCACAACATCAGTGTCTTGCACTCCAAGGAGCGCATCACAACCACCACACCATCCTCATTTTTGCCAGCTCCCATTACTCGACGGGAACCATGACCCCACTTCCGAAGGACGCCCCTCATGCCCGCAGCACCCGGGGGCGCCCCGGCCGTGACCTTTGCCGCAGCACTTTGTCCTGGCCGGACACGGACACGCCACGTCGAGGGAGCGACCGAGCGGGGAAGGGCTGCCTTGGCTCCGCTGCGCTGAGCGGCGGTCCCGCGGTCCCACAACCCCGCGCCCGGCAGAGCCGCGCAAGAGCCGCGGCGGGGACAGCACATCGCGGCGCTTACCGGATCGGGCGcggagcaggaggggaggggcgcgctgccggtgccggtgtCGCCGCCGATCCGCGGGTCCCGCACCGCCCGCCGCCCCTTTATacctgccgccgccgccgcctgcgTGGGCGCCCGCGCGCGCCCGCCAGCCAATCACCGCGCCGGCCGCCCGACGGGGCCCGCTCCTCCATTGGGCGCCAATCGGGCCGGGCGGTGACGTC
Protein-coding regions in this window:
- the CALCB gene encoding calcitonin gene-related peptide 2 isoform X3 translates to MVMLKISSFLAVYALVVCQMDSFQAAPVRPGLESLTERVALSDYEARRLLNALVKEFLQMTAEELEQASEGNSVTAQKRACNTATCVTHRLADFLSRSGAVGKNNFVPTNVGSKAFGRRRRSVQMLQ
- the CALCB gene encoding calcitonin gene-related peptide 2 isoform X5 — its product is MVMLKISSFLAVYALVVCQMDSFQAAPVRPGLESLTERVALSDYEARRLLNALVKEFLQMTAEELEQASEGNSVTAQKRACNTATCVTHRLADFLSRSGAVGKNNFVPTNVGSKAFGRRRRSVQM
- the CALCB gene encoding calcitonin gene-related peptide 2 isoform X4, yielding MVMLKISSFLAVYALVVCQMDSFQAAPVRPGLESLTERVALSDYEARRLLNALVKEFLQMTAEELEQASEGNSSVTAQKRACNTATCVTHRLADFLSRSGAVGKNNFVPTNVGSKAFGRRRRSVQM
- the CALCB gene encoding calcitonin gene-related peptide 2 isoform X2; this encodes MVMLKISSFLAVYALVVCQMDSFQAAPVRPGLESLTERVALSDYEARRLLNALVKEFLQMTAEELEQASEGNSSVTAQKRACNTATCVTHRLADFLSRSGAVGKNNFVPTNVGSKAFGRRRRSVQMLQ
- the CALCB gene encoding calcitonin gene-related peptide 2 isoform X1, whose amino-acid sequence is MVMLKISSFLAVYALVVCQMDSFQAAPVRPGLESLTERVALSDYEARRLLNALVKEFLQMTAEELEQASEGNSLDKPISKRCASLSTCVLGKLSQELHKLQTYPRTDVGAGTPGKKRNVLSDLEHERYANYGEPLGNN